From Neobacillus sp. PS2-9, the proteins below share one genomic window:
- a CDS encoding stage 0 sporulation family protein, whose product MYDVVGVRFKKAGKIYYFDPGELSIQKDDFVIVETVRGVEYGKAVIARKQVEEHDVVLPLKKVVRIADQKDRMIVEENKFAAQEAYEVCNEKVNEHQLDMKLVDVEYTFDRNKIIFYFTADGRVDFRELVKDLAAIFRTRIELRQIGVRDEAKMLGGIGPCGRMLCCSTFLGDFDPVSIKMAKDQNLSLNPTKISGLCGRLMCCLKYENDEYESAKALLPDLGEIIETPQGTGKVVGLNILERVLQVELKEQERVLEYTLDEITKEGAFSIQSTD is encoded by the coding sequence TTGTATGATGTTGTAGGAGTACGCTTTAAAAAAGCGGGGAAAATCTATTATTTTGATCCAGGAGAGCTCTCCATTCAAAAGGATGACTTTGTCATTGTTGAAACAGTCCGTGGCGTTGAATATGGAAAGGCTGTCATTGCTCGTAAACAGGTTGAGGAGCACGATGTCGTCCTTCCATTAAAAAAGGTGGTCAGAATTGCGGACCAAAAGGATCGAATGATTGTCGAAGAAAACAAGTTTGCAGCCCAGGAAGCTTATGAAGTATGTAATGAAAAAGTCAATGAACATCAGCTGGATATGAAACTGGTGGATGTTGAATATACATTTGATCGAAATAAAATCATCTTTTACTTTACTGCCGATGGAAGAGTAGATTTCCGTGAGCTAGTAAAAGATTTAGCAGCTATTTTTCGGACACGAATTGAATTGCGACAGATTGGCGTACGTGATGAAGCCAAGATGCTTGGGGGCATCGGCCCTTGTGGAAGAATGCTGTGCTGCTCCACATTTTTAGGTGATTTTGACCCTGTTTCAATTAAAATGGCGAAGGATCAAAATCTTTCATTGAATCCTACCAAAATTTCTGGCTTATGTGGCAGGTTAATGTGCTGCCTAAAATATGAAAATGATGAATATGAATCTGCAAAAGCACTACTTCCAGATTTAGGGGAAATCATTGAAACGCCACAAGGTACAGGAAAAGTAGTAGGATTAAATATATTAGAGCGGGTGCTTCAGGTTGAACTAAAGGAACAAGAGCGGGTTCTGGAGTATACTTTGGATGAAATCACTAAAGAAGGTGCCTTTTCTATACAATCCACAGATTAA
- the holB gene encoding DNA polymerase III subunit delta', which translates to MVKTWDQLEELQPTVLKMLKNSLVKNRVAHAYLFEGMRGTGKREIGILLTKSLYCEALIDGYKPCESCNNCRRINNGNHPDVHIVEPDGLSIKVDQIRNLQAEFAKKGVESLKKVYLISYADKMSVSASNSLLKFLEEPNPGTVAFLLTEQMQQILPTILSRCQILAFQPLAPQVMVKKLVENGVKPTKAPLLAQLTNNLEEALKLNVDEWFAQAQKIVLKLYEVLKKNPLEAMVTLQGDWFLHFREKEQINRGLDLLLLIFKDLLYIQLDKQEQIVFIEENERLKQFALQSSGRRISDQMSAILDAKRKLQANMNPQLMMEQLVLKLQEGSSFV; encoded by the coding sequence TTGGTCAAAACATGGGATCAACTAGAAGAGCTACAGCCAACAGTCCTAAAAATGTTAAAAAACAGCTTAGTGAAAAATCGAGTGGCCCATGCGTACCTATTTGAAGGCATGAGAGGAACAGGTAAAAGGGAAATAGGCATATTGCTAACAAAATCCCTTTATTGTGAAGCGCTAATCGATGGTTACAAACCATGTGAATCCTGCAATAATTGCCGACGAATCAATAATGGAAATCATCCGGATGTTCATATTGTGGAACCGGACGGGCTATCTATTAAAGTCGATCAGATTAGGAATCTACAAGCAGAGTTTGCAAAAAAAGGTGTAGAATCTTTGAAAAAAGTATATTTAATCTCATATGCTGATAAAATGAGTGTAAGTGCGTCTAATAGTCTTTTAAAATTTCTTGAGGAACCTAATCCTGGAACAGTAGCCTTTTTATTGACGGAGCAAATGCAACAAATATTACCTACTATTCTTTCTAGGTGCCAAATATTAGCATTCCAACCTTTAGCCCCTCAAGTGATGGTTAAAAAACTGGTCGAAAACGGTGTAAAACCAACTAAGGCGCCATTACTAGCTCAGCTTACAAATAATTTAGAGGAAGCTCTTAAATTAAATGTCGATGAATGGTTTGCACAAGCCCAAAAAATAGTGTTAAAATTATATGAGGTGTTGAAAAAAAATCCGTTGGAGGCAATGGTCACACTCCAAGGGGATTGGTTTTTACACTTTAGAGAAAAAGAACAAATTAATCGTGGTTTAGATCTTTTACTTCTTATCTTTAAGGATTTACTATATATACAGCTAGATAAGCAGGAGCAAATTGTTTTCATTGAAGAAAACGAGCGGTTAAAACAGTTTGCCTTGCAATCATCTGGACGGCGCATATCGGATCAAATGTCAGCTATTCTTGATGCAAAAAGGAAGCTGCAGGCAAATATGAATCCTCAGCTGATGATGGAACAGCTTGTGTTAAAATTGCAGGAGGGATCTTCATTTGTATGA
- a CDS encoding cyclic-di-AMP receptor, translated as MKLIIAVIQDQDSNRLSKALIENNFRATKLASTGGFLKSGNTTFMIGTEDIRVDRALQVIKENCRAREQLVSPVSPMGGNADSFVPYPVEVEVGGATVFVLPIEQSLHF; from the coding sequence ATGAAACTTATCATTGCTGTTATACAAGATCAAGATAGTAACCGATTATCAAAGGCTTTAATAGAAAATAATTTTAGGGCGACAAAATTAGCTAGTACAGGTGGGTTTTTAAAATCGGGGAACACCACTTTTATGATTGGGACGGAGGATATTCGAGTTGACCGAGCACTTCAAGTTATTAAAGAAAACTGTAGGGCTAGGGAACAGCTAGTGTCACCAGTTTCACCTATGGGTGGAAACGCAGACTCTTTTGTTCCATACCCCGTAGAAGTAGAAGTCGGCGGTGCAACAGTTTTCGTTCTTCCAATCGAACAATCCTTACATTTTTAA
- the tmk gene encoding dTMP kinase, translated as MNSGIFITFEGPDGAGKTTILSMVATHFKEAMVTREPGGIDIAEQIRQVILNKENTAMDPRTEALLYSAARRQHLIEKVKPALEEEKMVLCDRFVDSSLAYQGYARGLGIDEVWSINQFAIEDLMPQLTIYFDIEPELGLKRINKNKEREINRLDLENLEFHQKVRDGYYLLMERFPDRIVRIDASGTVEEVYEQTVKMINEKLGK; from the coding sequence TTGAACAGTGGAATATTTATTACGTTTGAAGGTCCAGACGGTGCCGGAAAAACAACAATTTTAAGTATGGTAGCTACTCACTTTAAAGAGGCCATGGTGACAAGAGAGCCTGGCGGCATCGATATTGCTGAACAAATTCGCCAAGTAATCCTAAACAAAGAGAACACCGCTATGGACCCGAGAACAGAAGCCTTGCTATACTCGGCTGCACGAAGACAGCATTTGATTGAAAAGGTAAAACCTGCTCTAGAAGAAGAGAAAATGGTTTTATGTGATCGGTTTGTTGATAGTTCACTAGCCTATCAGGGGTATGCAAGGGGCCTAGGAATTGATGAGGTATGGTCTATTAACCAGTTTGCCATTGAAGACTTAATGCCCCAGTTAACAATCTACTTTGACATTGAGCCAGAGTTAGGGTTAAAACGGATTAACAAAAATAAAGAAAGAGAGATCAATCGTTTAGATTTAGAAAATCTCGAGTTCCATCAAAAGGTAAGAGACGGATATTATCTATTAATGGAACGTTTCCCAGATCGAATTGTGCGTATTGATGCATCCGGTACAGTTGAAGAGGTCTATGAACAAACAGTAAAAATGATTAATGAGAAACTAGGAAAGTAA